A region of Cellulophaga sp. RHA19 DNA encodes the following proteins:
- a CDS encoding PorP/SprF family type IX secretion system membrane protein, with amino-acid sequence MKKSTQMYKYLGILMLFFVSANVFAQKEPQYTQYMYNIGSFNPAYVGSVEDPEIMSLYRTQWVGVPGSPTTIRIGANIPFSNEKTGLGFNAYSDKLGPMSQSLINISYSYQVKLSDYVKWSFGINAGASILDIDFTKGDFEFQNEPALQDTQYNEFYPIIGAGTFVYADNWYLGLSVPNILTSTLYNDEVAVIEEDKTQVNFIGGLVFDLSDGLKFKPAFLINYINESPLNVNLSTNFLISDLVTVGASYRFDNAISGLAGFQVSNSMYVGYSYDYSTNAFKNYNDGSHEVILKFYLGRSGGTKRSKRSKDNKKPKQIDTPRFF; translated from the coding sequence ATGAAAAAATCCACGCAGATGTATAAGTACTTAGGTATACTTATGTTGTTTTTTGTTAGTGCTAACGTCTTTGCACAAAAAGAACCACAGTATACACAGTATATGTATAACATTGGAAGTTTTAACCCTGCTTATGTAGGTAGTGTAGAAGACCCAGAAATAATGAGTTTATACAGAACGCAATGGGTAGGAGTTCCTGGCTCACCTACAACCATACGTATAGGGGCAAACATACCTTTTTCTAATGAAAAAACAGGATTGGGTTTTAATGCATACTCAGACAAGTTAGGGCCAATGAGTCAGTCTTTAATAAACATCTCTTACTCTTACCAAGTAAAACTATCAGACTATGTAAAATGGTCTTTTGGTATAAATGCAGGGGCTTCAATTTTAGATATCGATTTTACAAAAGGAGATTTTGAGTTTCAGAACGAACCTGCATTGCAAGATACACAGTATAATGAGTTTTACCCAATTATAGGAGCAGGTACATTTGTATATGCAGACAATTGGTATTTAGGTCTTTCTGTACCTAATATATTAACCAGTACATTGTATAATGATGAGGTTGCTGTTATTGAAGAAGATAAAACTCAAGTTAATTTTATAGGTGGCCTTGTGTTTGATTTAAGTGACGGATTAAAATTTAAACCAGCATTTTTAATAAATTATATTAATGAGTCTCCTTTAAACGTAAACTTATCTACTAATTTTTTAATTAGTGATTTAGTTACTGTTGGAGCATCGTATAGGTTTGATAATGCTATAAGTGGTTTGGCTGGTTTTCAGGTCTCTAATTCTATGTATGTGGGTTATTCGTATGACTATTCTACAAACGCATTTAAGAACTATAATGATGGTTCTCATGAGGTTATTTTAAAGTTTTATTTGGGTAGATCAGGAGGAACAAAAAGAAGTAAGCGCTCAAAAGACAATAAAAAACCTAAACAAATAGATACACCAAGATTCTTTTAA
- a CDS encoding SanA/YdcF family protein, which translates to MKKKIIITISVLVLLPLLAIFCSNNIITNSAKGKTFYNVDAIPYNKVGVVLGTTSKLVNGSPNPYYVHRINATVALYNAKKIDFVLVSGDNGTKYYNEPDTFKRELVKQGIPEDKIFLDYAGFRTLDSMVRAHVIFELNKVTVISQKFHNERAIYIAEKKGLTTVGFNAKDLKGKAGLKVQTREYLARVKVFLDLLLNTEPKFYGEKITIE; encoded by the coding sequence ATGAAGAAAAAAATTATCATAACTATTTCTGTACTTGTTCTATTGCCATTATTGGCAATTTTTTGTTCTAATAATATTATTACAAACTCAGCTAAGGGCAAAACTTTTTATAATGTAGATGCTATTCCTTACAATAAAGTTGGTGTTGTTTTAGGCACAACAAGTAAGCTTGTTAACGGTAGTCCAAATCCTTACTACGTACACCGTATAAATGCAACCGTTGCTTTGTACAATGCAAAAAAAATAGACTTTGTTTTAGTTAGCGGTGATAATGGAACTAAATACTATAACGAACCAGATACTTTTAAAAGAGAACTTGTAAAACAAGGAATACCAGAGGATAAAATATTTTTAGATTACGCAGGTTTTAGAACATTAGATTCTATGGTGCGTGCGCACGTAATTTTTGAGCTTAACAAGGTTACCGTTATATCTCAAAAATTTCATAATGAAAGAGCTATTTATATTGCAGAAAAAAAAGGCCTCACTACCGTTGGCTTTAATGCCAAAGATTTAAAAGGAAAAGCTGGTTTAAAAGTACAGACTAGAGAATATTTAGCACGTGTTAAAGTGTTTTTAGATTTACTACTTAATACAGAGCCTAAATTTTATGGAGAAAAAATAACGATAGAATAG
- a CDS encoding Lrp/AsnC family transcriptional regulator: MSNLDKIDVQLLRLLQLNSTLTSKELANKVNLSTTPVFERIKRLERNGFIKKYVAVLDAEKLEKGLTVFCNIKLKQHTKDIGHNFVKEIKSIKEVTECYNISGDFDFLLKVQVKDMLHYQDFVLNGLGSVKSVGSTHSTFVMGEIKNTYAIPI; the protein is encoded by the coding sequence ATGAGTAACTTAGATAAGATAGATGTACAACTTTTACGTTTACTACAATTAAACTCTACTTTAACATCTAAAGAGTTAGCAAATAAGGTAAACCTATCTACTACACCAGTATTTGAAAGAATAAAAAGGTTAGAAAGAAACGGATTTATTAAAAAATATGTTGCCGTTTTAGATGCTGAAAAGTTAGAGAAAGGATTAACTGTATTTTGCAACATTAAACTAAAACAGCACACAAAAGATATAGGACATAATTTTGTGAAAGAAATTAAGTCTATAAAAGAAGTAACAGAGTGTTACAATATATCTGGTGATTTTGATTTTTTACTTAAAGTACAAGTAAAGGATATGTTGCATTACCAAGACTTTGTTTTAAATGGTTTAGGCTCTGTAAAAAGTGTAGGAAGTACACATAGTACGTTTGTTATGGGAGAAATAAAAAACACCTACGCTATACCAATTTAG
- the acs gene encoding acetate--CoA ligase, with translation MSNYHIKHLEEYFQVYRKSVRNPEAFWEEIAEEHFLWRKKWDNVLSWDFSKPEVKWFENAKLNITENCIDRHLTTRGEKTAILFEPNNPNEEAQHITYYELHKRVCKMANVLKENGVKKGDRVCIYLPMIPELAVSLLACARIGAIHSVVFAGFSSNALATRINDSDCKIVITSDGSFRGKKSIDLKGIVDVALDDCPGVKTVLVAKRTNAEVKMKEGRDKWLQPLLDEAYGDCVAEVMDAEDPLFILYTSGSTGTPKGMVHTTGGYMVYTAYTFKNIFQYKENDVYWCTADIGWITGHSYIVYGPLANGATTVMFEGVPSYPDFGRFWEVIEKHKVTQFYTAPTAIRALAKENVDFVENHDLSSLKVLGSVGEPINEEAWHWYNSNVGKNNSPIVDTWWQTETGGIMISPIPYVTPTTPTYATLPFIGIQPALMDENAQELKGNQVEGRLCIKFPWPSIARTIWGNHERYRDTYFSAYKDKYFTGDGALRDGVGYYRITGRVDDVIIVSGHNLGTAPIEDTINEHPAVAESAIVGFPHDVKGNALYGYVILKEFGETRDRDNLRKEINQQITEHIGPIAKLDKIQFVTGLPKTRSGKIMRRILRKIASNDTDNLGDISTLLNPEIVQEIMDNSL, from the coding sequence ATGAGTAATTATCACATTAAACATTTAGAGGAATATTTTCAGGTATACCGAAAATCTGTACGTAACCCAGAAGCCTTTTGGGAAGAAATTGCAGAAGAGCATTTTTTATGGAGGAAAAAGTGGGATAATGTTTTAAGTTGGGATTTCTCTAAGCCAGAGGTAAAATGGTTTGAAAATGCAAAGCTTAATATTACAGAGAATTGTATAGACAGGCACTTAACAACTAGAGGTGAAAAAACAGCTATTCTTTTTGAGCCTAACAACCCTAATGAAGAGGCACAACACATAACCTATTATGAGCTACATAAACGTGTGTGTAAAATGGCAAATGTGCTTAAAGAAAATGGAGTTAAAAAAGGAGATCGTGTTTGTATTTATTTGCCTATGATTCCGGAGTTAGCGGTATCTCTATTGGCTTGTGCAAGAATAGGAGCTATACACTCTGTTGTTTTTGCAGGTTTTTCTTCTAATGCTTTAGCAACAAGAATTAATGACTCTGACTGTAAAATTGTAATTACTTCTGATGGATCTTTTAGGGGAAAAAAATCTATAGATTTAAAAGGTATTGTAGATGTGGCTTTGGACGACTGTCCTGGTGTAAAAACAGTATTAGTAGCCAAGCGTACCAATGCAGAAGTAAAAATGAAAGAGGGGCGTGATAAATGGTTACAGCCACTTTTAGACGAAGCATACGGGGATTGTGTTGCAGAAGTTATGGATGCCGAAGATCCTTTATTTATTTTATATACATCTGGCTCTACAGGTACTCCAAAAGGTATGGTGCATACTACAGGTGGTTATATGGTATATACGGCGTATACATTTAAAAATATTTTTCAGTATAAAGAGAATGATGTTTACTGGTGTACCGCAGATATAGGTTGGATCACAGGGCACTCTTACATTGTGTATGGTCCTTTGGCTAACGGAGCAACTACTGTAATGTTTGAGGGTGTGCCTTCTTATCCAGATTTTGGCCGTTTTTGGGAAGTGATAGAGAAACATAAAGTAACTCAGTTTTATACTGCACCTACTGCTATTAGAGCTTTGGCAAAAGAGAATGTAGATTTTGTAGAAAATCACGACCTATCTTCTTTAAAAGTATTAGGTTCTGTTGGTGAGCCTATTAACGAAGAGGCTTGGCATTGGTACAATAGTAATGTTGGTAAAAATAATAGTCCTATTGTAGATACTTGGTGGCAAACAGAAACAGGCGGAATTATGATTTCTCCTATACCTTATGTTACACCAACAACACCTACATACGCAACCTTACCTTTTATTGGTATACAACCTGCCTTAATGGATGAAAACGCACAAGAGTTAAAGGGCAACCAAGTAGAGGGGCGTTTATGTATTAAATTTCCGTGGCCTTCTATTGCAAGAACAATTTGGGGTAATCATGAAAGGTACAGAGATACTTATTTTTCGGCTTATAAAGACAAATATTTTACGGGTGATGGTGCTTTAAGAGATGGTGTTGGTTATTACAGAATAACAGGTCGTGTAGATGATGTTATTATTGTATCTGGACATAATTTAGGTACTGCACCTATAGAAGATACCATTAATGAGCATCCAGCTGTAGCAGAGTCTGCAATTGTTGGGTTTCCACATGATGTTAAAGGAAATGCTTTGTATGGTTATGTTATTTTAAAAGAATTTGGAGAAACTAGAGATAGAGATAATTTACGAAAAGAGATTAATCAGCAAATAACAGAACATATTGGACCTATTGCTAAATTAGATAAAATACAGTTTGTAACTGGTTTGCCTAAAACAAGGAGTGGTAAAATTATGCGTCGTATTTTGCGTAAAATAGCTTCTAATGACACAGATAATTTAGGTGATATTAGTACGTTGTTAAATCCAGAAATTGTTCAGGAAATTATGGACAACTCTCTTTAA
- a CDS encoding NRAMP family divalent metal transporter, with amino-acid sequence MQKIKTLLKNLGPGLLFASMAIGTSHLVLSTKAGAQYGWIMLVPIVLANILKYPFFEFGIRYTNATNKTLIQGYLNRGKGYLWFYALITLVSTFTILAALYLVTSGLLINLFNLTNVSITVVALVLFSFISALLIIGKYVFLEKSLKIVVSILGIALLVTTIVVVFKGKVDEVANFKPTPLFNNAGILFIIGLVGWMPTAVETSSWLSMWTIEKQKLTNKKLNLKEALSEFNFGYIVTAILAFFFMTIGCLSLYGTNTKMSSSAVGFADQLINLFTVHIGEWTTIFVSTAAFATMFSSCMTAHDAIARVSIDVIQKLKSTPITKTEKTKPQSKSYFTLAVIVLTIVNLAVIIFFNSNMGKVVALATFVSFIVAPVVGYMNLKNVMSNDVAKEDRPKKWLQLLTYAGILFLSLFAIYYCYIEIIA; translated from the coding sequence ATGCAAAAGATTAAAACTTTACTTAAAAACTTAGGTCCAGGATTACTTTTTGCGAGTATGGCAATTGGCACATCTCACCTTGTGCTATCCACTAAAGCTGGTGCACAATATGGTTGGATTATGTTGGTACCAATTGTACTAGCAAACATTTTAAAATATCCTTTTTTTGAATTTGGAATTAGATACACCAACGCAACAAACAAAACACTTATACAAGGGTATTTAAACCGTGGCAAAGGGTATTTATGGTTTTATGCACTTATTACATTAGTATCTACATTTACCATTTTAGCAGCTTTATACTTGGTTACATCTGGTCTATTAATAAACCTCTTTAACCTTACAAATGTATCTATTACTGTTGTTGCTCTTGTACTATTCAGTTTTATATCTGCACTATTAATTATTGGTAAATATGTTTTTTTAGAGAAGTCTTTAAAAATTGTAGTATCTATTTTAGGAATTGCACTTTTAGTTACCACTATTGTAGTTGTTTTTAAGGGAAAGGTTGATGAGGTAGCAAACTTTAAACCCACGCCTCTTTTTAATAATGCTGGTATTTTATTTATTATTGGTTTAGTAGGTTGGATGCCTACTGCGGTAGAAACCTCTAGCTGGTTAAGTATGTGGACTATTGAAAAGCAGAAACTAACAAACAAAAAACTAAATCTTAAAGAAGCATTATCAGAATTTAACTTTGGATATATAGTTACAGCTATACTTGCTTTTTTCTTTATGACCATTGGTTGCTTATCTCTTTACGGTACAAATACTAAAATGAGTAGTAGCGCTGTTGGTTTTGCAGACCAGCTAATAAACTTATTTACGGTACATATTGGAGAGTGGACAACTATTTTTGTGTCTACAGCCGCTTTTGCCACAATGTTTAGCTCTTGTATGACAGCACACGATGCTATAGCAAGAGTTAGTATAGATGTTATACAGAAGCTAAAAAGCACACCAATTACCAAAACTGAAAAAACAAAACCACAAAGTAAATCTTACTTTACCTTAGCTGTAATAGTATTAACCATTGTAAACTTAGCCGTTATAATCTTTTTTAATTCTAATATGGGTAAGGTTGTTGCCTTAGCTACTTTTGTATCTTTTATTGTAGCTCCTGTTGTTGGTTATATGAATTTAAAAAATGTAATGAGTAACGACGTTGCTAAAGAAGACAGACCTAAAAAATGGCTACAGCTACTTACGTATGCAGGTATTTTATTCCTAAGCTTATTTGCAATTTATTACTGCTACATAGAAATTATTGCATAA
- a CDS encoding S41 family peptidase, with amino-acid sequence MPLLLITSCASIEKHNHQITKLHSVDELHKDVDVAYRKLQKLHPQLYLYTPKKELDAKFLALKSSITKPMTTYAFYEKLAPVVVEVRQGHAGISVPTKKYTRKENKAFNKLKNEWSYLRFENVEDAVLVKNTLGEDSTMVGSRVVKLGDDSIDDLLKRYKTYFSSDGYNTTFHNKYAAQKLARYYYQDKGRLDSLEVTFSKNDSLYTKVFRRIPRDSTRFPKQKKDSLKDKKPIKKTKEERKLASKKLKKKLENYRKYGYSYSEKNNNRNLDFIGEDSTVAYMKIRSFSRGDYEAFYEEAFKKIDSAKTKDLIIDLRDNGGGRLVEIHDLFSYLAKEEFKFVEEGEVNTRYPIIKSYMSRNKTAYGAAYKSLFVPFVFFKEVFKARKKNGKLVYKFKETKVAEPKENNYKGNVYVLINGRSFSASSVFSNVVKARKRGVIVGEETGGAYNSTVAGQTKLVRLPNSKLMLYFGLMVLETPYKSKVEGYGVKPDVTITPTLEDRKNNCDPELEWILDAINK; translated from the coding sequence TTGCCATTACTGTTAATTACTTCATGCGCCAGTATAGAAAAACACAATCATCAAATAACCAAGTTACATAGTGTAGATGAACTGCATAAAGATGTTGATGTAGCTTATAGAAAACTACAAAAATTACATCCTCAATTATACCTGTATACGCCAAAAAAGGAGTTAGATGCTAAGTTTTTGGCTTTAAAAAGTAGTATTACAAAACCAATGACTACTTATGCCTTTTATGAAAAATTGGCTCCTGTTGTAGTGGAGGTTAGACAAGGACACGCAGGTATTTCTGTACCAACAAAAAAATACACCCGTAAAGAAAATAAAGCTTTTAATAAACTTAAAAACGAATGGTCTTATTTAAGGTTTGAAAACGTAGAAGATGCTGTTTTGGTGAAGAATACACTAGGTGAAGATAGTACAATGGTAGGGAGCAGAGTGGTAAAGTTAGGAGATGATTCTATTGATGACTTGCTAAAAAGATACAAAACTTATTTTTCTTCAGATGGGTATAACACAACTTTTCATAATAAATATGCTGCGCAGAAACTAGCTAGATATTACTATCAAGATAAAGGAAGATTAGATAGTTTAGAGGTTACTTTTTCTAAAAATGATAGTTTATACACTAAAGTTTTTAGAAGAATACCAAGAGATTCTACAAGGTTTCCTAAACAAAAAAAAGATAGTTTAAAAGATAAAAAACCAATTAAAAAGACAAAAGAAGAACGTAAACTTGCTTCAAAAAAGTTAAAGAAAAAGTTAGAGAATTATCGTAAATACGGGTATAGTTATTCTGAAAAAAATAATAACAGAAATTTAGATTTTATAGGAGAAGATAGTACTGTTGCTTATATGAAAATTAGAAGCTTTAGTAGGGGTGACTATGAAGCTTTTTATGAAGAGGCTTTTAAAAAAATAGATTCTGCAAAAACTAAAGATTTAATTATAGACTTGCGAGATAATGGAGGTGGTAGGCTGGTAGAAATTCACGATTTATTTTCTTACTTAGCAAAAGAAGAATTTAAGTTTGTTGAAGAAGGAGAGGTAAACACAAGATACCCAATTATAAAGTCTTATATGTCTCGTAATAAAACAGCTTATGGAGCAGCATACAAGTCTTTATTTGTACCATTTGTATTTTTTAAAGAAGTTTTTAAAGCACGCAAAAAAAATGGCAAGTTGGTATATAAGTTTAAGGAAACTAAAGTAGCAGAGCCTAAAGAAAATAATTATAAAGGTAATGTGTACGTATTAATAAATGGCCGTTCTTTTTCTGCATCTTCTGTGTTTTCTAATGTTGTAAAAGCACGTAAAAGAGGAGTTATTGTTGGTGAGGAAACAGGAGGAGCATACAATAGTACTGTAGCAGGCCAAACAAAATTGGTAAGACTACCAAATTCTAAACTAATGCTATACTTTGGGTTAATGGTTTTAGAAACCCCTTATAAATCTAAAGTTGAAGGTTACGGTGTTAAACCAGATGTAACTATTACACCTACTTTAGAAGACCGCAAAAACAACTGTGACCCAGAGTTAGAATGGATTTTAGACGCTATTAATAAATAA
- a CDS encoding outer membrane beta-barrel protein, which produces MKKIVLLIVCIISVANLSAQEGLKIGIQGGIPIDDFTDKVSLMVAADIGHMWALGEVVDLGVTAGYIHGFAEKYHTGTITNDLPDIQFLKAAASVRVWTSNSFSFGADLGQGFGLNDGNDGGFYYRPQIGYLMGESTELNLSYTGIQLGNNTEWSTVSIGIMHTIKTIKRF; this is translated from the coding sequence ATGAAAAAAATTGTATTATTAATTGTGTGTATCATTAGCGTAGCTAATTTGTCTGCCCAAGAAGGATTAAAAATAGGCATACAAGGCGGTATTCCTATAGATGATTTTACAGACAAGGTAAGCTTAATGGTTGCTGCTGATATAGGGCATATGTGGGCGTTAGGTGAAGTTGTAGATTTAGGTGTAACAGCTGGTTACATACACGGCTTTGCAGAAAAATATCATACAGGTACTATTACTAATGATTTACCAGATATTCAGTTTTTAAAAGCAGCTGCTTCTGTGCGTGTTTGGACATCTAATTCTTTTTCTTTTGGTGCAGATTTAGGTCAGGGTTTTGGACTTAACGATGGTAATGACGGTGGTTTTTATTACAGACCTCAAATAGGTTATTTAATGGGAGAGAGTACAGAACTTAACTTATCTTACACAGGTATACAATTAGGAAATAATACAGAGTGGTCTACCGTTTCTATAGGTATTATGCATACTATAAAAACAATAAAGAGATTCTAA
- a CDS encoding OmpA family protein translates to MKFKLSFLLLNLVVLSVCAQNLKSAGDRYFFQYKYEQAVKEYEKESKETVLTTQQFLNYAEAYFNTKQFQKSWDTYKLILESDAIVSPFHYNKMLRSLYAISGKDEMNKYLENDTILKEASWAENAKFNFDIENKEDVVIPNYNVFNVKANSIAADFSPSFYKEKLLFTSDRALTLVKKKKKQETIYLDIYESEIEADGDITNVKAFDGIPKANFHEATPYYSSELEKLFYVLSNEKDGEMLYDEKGKNALSIARVDRNKNFNYVLKHLSTSFYYPFYDAASQRLYFAANFEDSSYGGTDIYYVNTSNGQIMSAPINLGPRVNTPGNEISPFVFENGLYFSSDVFYGYGGMDIYKSNLKADGSAGVPINLGEGINSVKDDFGFIVKNDNTGGLEGYFSSNREGGKGKDDIYGFKVEEKPKLNTIVLQGKTLNALNNVRVANVPIKVLDQNNKVIKELESADDGSYEIELPWQTKITVIASKKKYSLFRQFYTADDLKNKKETPIYLDFADDFVVEKEGKTMLKLNKFEFKTKSTKLTPVIIAELDKAIKIIKKFPEFNLQIESHTDSKGGSSSNFRVSQGRADNIKNYLLSNGVPSKNILYTIGYGEDHVLNKCVNGVYCIDYFHAENRRCNIVVLNYKELY, encoded by the coding sequence ATGAAATTTAAACTTAGCTTTTTACTTTTAAATTTAGTTGTACTATCTGTTTGTGCTCAAAATTTAAAATCAGCCGGAGATCGTTATTTTTTTCAGTATAAATACGAGCAAGCAGTTAAAGAATATGAAAAAGAGAGTAAAGAAACTGTACTTACTACACAGCAGTTTTTAAACTATGCAGAGGCATATTTTAATACAAAACAGTTTCAGAAATCTTGGGATACGTACAAGTTAATATTGGAGAGTGATGCTATTGTATCTCCATTTCATTACAATAAAATGCTGCGTAGCTTATACGCTATATCTGGTAAGGATGAAATGAATAAGTATTTAGAAAATGATACTATTTTAAAAGAAGCTTCTTGGGCAGAAAATGCAAAGTTTAATTTTGATATAGAAAATAAAGAAGATGTTGTGATACCTAATTACAATGTTTTTAATGTAAAAGCAAACAGTATTGCTGCAGATTTTTCTCCATCGTTTTATAAAGAAAAATTATTATTTACTAGTGATAGGGCTCTAACCTTAGTTAAGAAAAAGAAAAAGCAAGAAACCATATATTTAGATATATACGAAAGTGAAATTGAGGCAGATGGCGATATTACTAATGTAAAAGCATTTGATGGTATACCAAAAGCTAATTTTCACGAAGCAACACCATATTACTCATCAGAATTAGAAAAGCTATTTTACGTGTTGTCTAATGAAAAAGATGGCGAAATGTTATATGATGAAAAAGGGAAAAATGCACTTTCTATAGCAAGAGTAGATCGCAATAAAAACTTTAACTACGTGCTTAAACATTTAAGTACTAGTTTTTACTATCCTTTTTATGATGCAGCTTCTCAACGTTTATACTTTGCTGCTAATTTTGAGGATAGTAGCTACGGTGGTACAGATATTTACTATGTTAATACCAGTAACGGACAAATTATGTCTGCACCAATTAATCTGGGACCAAGAGTAAATACTCCCGGAAACGAAATTTCTCCTTTTGTTTTTGAAAACGGATTGTATTTTTCTTCAGATGTGTTTTATGGTTATGGAGGTATGGATATTTACAAGTCTAACTTAAAAGCCGATGGTAGCGCTGGCGTGCCAATTAATTTAGGAGAAGGTATTAATTCTGTTAAAGATGATTTTGGCTTTATTGTTAAAAATGATAATACTGGTGGTTTAGAAGGGTATTTCTCTTCTAACAGAGAAGGTGGTAAGGGTAAAGATGATATTTATGGTTTTAAAGTAGAAGAAAAGCCTAAGTTAAATACCATTGTCTTACAAGGAAAAACATTAAACGCTTTAAATAATGTTAGGGTTGCTAATGTGCCTATAAAGGTATTAGATCAAAATAATAAAGTTATAAAAGAGCTAGAGTCTGCAGATGACGGATCTTATGAAATAGAGTTACCTTGGCAAACAAAAATTACAGTTATTGCATCTAAAAAAAAGTACTCTTTATTTAGACAATTTTATACAGCAGATGATTTAAAAAATAAAAAGGAAACACCAATTTATTTAGATTTTGCAGATGATTTTGTTGTAGAAAAAGAAGGCAAAACAATGCTTAAACTAAATAAGTTTGAGTTTAAAACTAAAAGCACTAAACTAACTCCAGTTATTATTGCAGAATTAGATAAAGCAATAAAAATAATTAAAAAGTTTCCAGAGTTTAATCTTCAAATAGAATCGCATACAGATAGTAAAGGAGGTTCTTCATCTAACTTTAGAGTGTCTCAAGGTAGGGCAGATAATATTAAAAATTACTTATTAAGTAATGGTGTTCCTTCTAAAAATATATTATACACCATTGGTTATGGAGAAGATCATGTGCTAAACAAATGTGTAAATGGTGTCTATTGTATAGATTACTTTCATGCAGAAAACCGAAGGTGCAACATTGTTGTTCTAAATTATAAAGAGCTGTATTAA